In Bos indicus isolate NIAB-ARS_2022 breed Sahiwal x Tharparkar chromosome 2, NIAB-ARS_B.indTharparkar_mat_pri_1.0, whole genome shotgun sequence, a single genomic region encodes these proteins:
- the CNR2 gene encoding cannabinoid receptor 2 codes for MEICLKIEAANGSSDGLNFNPMKEYMILSGPQKIAIAVLCTLLGLLSALENLVVLYLIGSSHRLRKKPSYLFIGSLAGADFLASVVFASSFVHFHVFDGVDSKAVFLLKIGSVTLTFTASLGSLLLTAIDRYLCLRYPPTYKALLTRRRALVTLGIMWVLAALVSYLPLMGWTCCPRPCSELFPLIPNDYLLGWLLFIAALFAGIIYTYAHVLWKAHQHVASLAEHRDRHLSGIARMRLDVRLAKTLGMLLAVLFIFWFPVLALMVYSLGARLSDQVKKVFAFCSLLCLVNSMVNPIIYALRSGEIRSSAHHRLARWKKCVRGLGPEGKGEIPRSSVTETEADVKTTPGLDSRELSWPDEL; via the coding sequence ATGGAGATATGCCTGAAGATAGAGGCAGCCAATGGCTCCAGCGATGGCTTGAATTTCAACCCCATGAAGGAGTACATGATCCTGAGCGGTCCCCAGAAGATCGCGATCGCGGTACTGTGCACCCTCCTGGGCCTGCTGAGTGCCCTGGAGAACTTGGTTGTTCTCTACCTCATCGGGTCCTCACACCGGCTCCGCAAGAAGCCCTCCTACCTGTTCATTGGCAGCTTGGCTGGGGCCGACTTTCTGGCCAGTGTGGTCTTTGCCTCCAGCTTTGTACATTTCCACGTCTTCGATGGCGTGGATTCCAAAGCTGTCTTCCTGCTGAAGATCGGCAGCGTGACTCTGACCTTCACAGCCTCCCTAGGCAGCCTGCTGCTGACTGCCATCGACCGCTACCTCTGTCTGCGCTACCCGCCAACCTACAAAGCTCTACTCACCCGCAGGAGGGCACTGGTGACCCTGGGCATCATGTGGGTGCTCGCCGCATTGGTGTCCTACCTGCCCCTCATGGGATGGACCTGCtgccccaggccctgctctgaGCTTTTCCCCCTGATCCCCAATGACTATCTGCTGGGCTGGCTCCTGTTTATCGCCGCCCTCTTCGCCGGCATCATCTACACCTATGCGCATGTCCTCTGGAAGGCCCATCAGCACGTAGCCAGCTTGGCTGAGCACCGGGACAGACACCTGTCTGGAATAGCCCGGATGCGGCTAGATGTGCGGTTGGCTAAGACCCTGGGGATGCTCCTGGCTGTGCTCTTCATATTCTGGTTCCCGGTACTGGCCCTCATGGTCTACAGCCTGGGTGCCAGGCTAAGCGACCAGGTCAAGAAGGTCTTTGCCTTCTGCTCCTTGCTCTGCCTTGTCAACTCCATGGTCAACCCCATTATCTATGCCCTGCGGAGCGGGGAGATCCGGTCCTCTGCCCATCACCGCCTCGCCCGCTGGAAGAAGTGCGTGAGGGGCCTTGGgccagaaggaaaaggagagatcCCCAGGTCCTCAGTCACTGAGACAGAGGCTGATGTGAAAACCACCCCCGGGCTAGATTCCAGAGAGCTATCCTGGCCTGATGAGCTCTGA